The window TAGTTTCTTCACCTCAGGCCGTTGACGGCAGCACGCAGTTGCCGATCTCTGTAAAGAGTGGAACAAAATCACCATGAACAAACCAAAACGTTCATTTTCTTTTCTTGAAAGTTGAAACAAAGAATGACGAATTCAGAAGTGAACTTACTTGGTGCCTGCCCGACAATGGTACCGGCGCCGGCGAAGTCGCACGTTCCGGTGGCCCTGCCACGCAGCTGGTAATAGCTGTTGAACGCGAAGGACGCATGCGCGACCTTGGTGTCGGGGTCGAAGCACCGTGCTCCGGGCTGGATGTCTGTGCAGTTCGCGCCACCGGGGCCGCAGGCGTAGTCCAGCGCTGCCTGCAGCCGCGTGTCGCCCACCGCCGCGTTCGCCACGCACCAGCTCGGGCTCGGGTCGCACGCACCTGATGGTGCCTGGTTGACAATGGTGCCGGCGCCGCTGAAGTCGCAGGCGCTTCTATCCCGGCCGTTCTTCTGGTAATAGTCGTTGAAGGCGTAGGACGCGTGCGCGAGCTTGGTGTCGGGCTCGAAGCAGGGCTGGCCTGGCTGGATGGCGCTGCAGTCTGCCCTCTTGCCATCCCTGTTGTCGCACGCGAAGTCCAGCGCCGCCTGCAATGCCGCATCCCCGACCGCCGCATTCGCCACGCAATAGCTTGCCTGCAAGGGCCCGCCGCTGGTGCCGCCATGGACGAAGTCGATCGGGTTCGGGTACACCGGTTGCTGGTTCGGGTAGAACAGCCCGAAGTCCTGGTCATCTTCGGGCTTGCTGTTCTCGTTGAATAGGGCGAAGATGTACACGTTCAGATCGGCGTTGGGACGGTGCGGGGTGCCGCGGACGGCGCTGGCGGCGAGCGGGCTGTGTCCGTTTGCGGCGGCGGTGCCAGAGTTACCCTGCAGTACTTGGCGTGTGAGACCAGCCATGAAATCTTGGGCGTTTTGTGGGGTTCCTACGCCACCGTGGCCTTTGTTTGGGTGTCCTTCCTCCCCATGGTGCACGTCTGGGCTTCCACCTCCTGCCGTGAGCTTCCTCATCCCCCCAACGTGCATGCTGGAGGACGGGAGCTTCTCCATCGCATAGTAGACTGCGTCGAGCTGGGCGTCGAAGAGGCTAAAGTACATTTGTCCGCTACCAGTGTCAAGCACGCCACTATTGGGGCGGAACAAGAGGTAGTTAATGGACATGCCTGGGGTAGCCAGGTACGCGAGGTACGGGTAGAAGTTCACCATGAGGTACGACCCCGTCTGTTGCAAGAAGTCGACCATGGGGCTCATCACCGACAGCGCGATGTCGTCCCGGAACGTGCCCGCGGACGGCGGGAACGACGGATTTAGCGCGTCGAACGCGATGGGCGTCGTCACCTTGATGGCGTCCGCCAGGCCAAGTTTAGCCAACGCCGCCTGCACGTTCTTCATGGCCGGGACGAGCTGGGAGTTTAGTTGGCTAGCCTCTTTGAACACCTCGTTCCCGATCGTCACGCCATTGATGAGCGTGGCCGGGTAGTAGGCCTTCACGTTGCTTTGCACCCACTGGAGCGCGAAATTATTTTGGTTGGCCGCCGCGAGCGGCAGCTCCTCGTTGGTCAGCTCCACCATCACCTTGATATTGGTGTTGGCCAGCGAGCGCAGCACCGTCGGGTCGGTGTCGTAGATCCTCACCATGGTGATGCCGTTTTTCTTTAGCAGTTGCACCACGGACGCCGGGTCCGGCAGGTCAGTGGCCACCCTCCCGTAGCACACGCCCACCTCGCCACCCTCTGATGCATGCAGTAGCAACAAACGTCAGTCACACTATTACGAAACTACACCTGCACATCTCCAAAACGTCTCCGCGATCACCTGCAGGGGAGAAGAAGAGGAGCGGCAATGCAGTGCCGAGAAGGACGACGAGGAGGCGGGTCATCAGGGCCATGCTCTTCATAGTGTGCGGAGTGGAGTGAGCTAGGGTATAGAGGAGACAACGATCGGGCTGATGAGTTGTGAATGATCGTAGGCAGGCTGGAATTTATAGTCGGCGCCAACGCTAACATGGAGATAGATTCTTTTTGGACAAAGAACATGGAGATAGATGTTACCACATTATATTTCTCTTCGTGCAAGACGATACGACAAGCAAAATTGGGATTACTAGTGAGGCTGATCGCAGCATGCATACATGTATGCCGGCCGTGCCTAACTTGGACTTTGACTGGTCGAGTCACGGACGACTTGATACACTGAAGAGACATGCATACTTGGGCCGGCACACCCACAACCTTTGCCCCTAAATCCAAAAGACAAAATGATCACTAGGTTCATTACCTGGTATTTGTAATCTTCCTTTGGATGTTGTGATGATTGAATAAAGAAACTATGCCACTCGAAAAAACCAAAAACTGGTGGCAGTATCCCGGGGCCCTTTCTCTTGTCTTCTACGTCTGATGCTCGCCGGCAGGCCTATGACTCATGGTTGTGCCTGTACATGCCTGGATAAAACGCAGACAGGGCAATTTCACTGTTTTGACCCATTTTTTCAACTTAATCATGATCTAATCCTATGTGTAAAAGTTTTTCAAATCTGACCCTTTTTCTATTGTCATTATTTTTGTCAGTAGGGTAGCACATCCTATCGTCAAAGTCTTTGGCGGTAGGACTTACTTACACGGTCACGCCCATTTGGTATGAAAAATACCCTACCACTATGGTCTTTGGCGGTAGGGACGTGCATGCAGTTATAATAAGTGCTTGCATGCAATAAAACAAAGAAGAAGACCCTACCGCCATACACTATGGCAATAGGGTAACACATCCTATCGCCATAGACTATGGCGGTAAGGTCTTTTTTGCAAAATGATGTGACGGCACAGGTAAGTGCTACCGCCAAAAACAATGACAGTAGAAAAAGGGTCAGATTCGAAATAATTTTGTACATAAAGTCTGATTATGCTAAACTAACGGAAAATGATCAAAACTGTGAATTTGCCCATGCAGAGAACCCCATGCTCTTGCTTCCTACAGCTACTTTCCAGCAAGGAAAAGACTAGGGAAGACGCCGGTCAATGCAGTGCCTATCACTGCTTGAGGTAGGGGTGGTTCATTTCTATGATTGACAAGACATTGTTGTCTTGTATAGAAAACGTCGCTTTTGCAATATCTCGTCTCATTCATGTAGGAGCAGTTTGTCCTGTataaaaatcgtcatttgcaatTTTCTTTCCCATGAATCAAGTTGCCCCGTTGTAATTTTGTACTCTCTTTCGTAATATAATAGTGTTTTTGACACTACTTTAGTGTAAAAGAATGCTTTTATATTATAGGACGGAAGGAGTAGTATACTAGTGTCTAATTCACGCCTAGGCGCGCCTCTGTGAGACATGTGATGGATCACACGCTAAAATGTACTCCTTCTGTTTCTAAAAATAAGTCTTTTTAAAGATTTTAATATAAACGGCATACAAATGTATATAAACGTAATTTAAAGCGTACTGAAAAAGGGTTTCCTCCAGCTTTGTATTTCAAAGCACCAACACCGATCACAGAGCAAACGCTGGGGCGAACAACACAACAAgccaaagaaaaagaagaagaaacaatGCCAACACCCGCAGGATGACAAAGCGCGGATGACCCACTACCGTTGCGCCCTCCGAAATCAACCCACCACGATCCAGGGCTCTGATCCTCCGCGTACCAAGCAGAACCTCCAAGAAGGAATGCGACGCCGACGACGCTGCTACCCGGACGTGTCCTAGGGTTTCCCCGACATGCGGAGCATAGTGGGGAATGAAGACCACCGACACCCTCTAGGGAGGAATGGTGGCACCCGCAGGTGTCACCGCATCGGAGCCGGAACACCCGACAAGGATTTCTCCCAACTCCAAACACCACCGCCCAACCGGATCGGAGCCTACCAGCCAACTTGCCGTCCACCAGCATGCGCCACCGCGGTCGCAACGCCACCCACGCTGCCTCACTGAGATCACCACCACGAGGACAAGAGAACGAGGAGAGGAGGCGTTGGTCGACGGGAGCAGCAGCGCCGTAGCCGCGCGGGAGGGAACCACCTCCACCGCCGTTGTGCAGGAGGCCCGTGCCTCCGGCACCGTCGCGGTCGCTGTCCGGACGCAGCAGCAGGCCATACCAGGCCACCCCTGGCCCGGCTAAACCCCACCGGCCACGATGTAGCAGGGCAGCGCCAGCACCGTCAGCACCCCAACGCCCATCGCCGCTCCCCTGCCTCCTGGAAGCCACACCGCCGAGCCGCCCCGCCGTCGGCCCGCCCAGACCCAGATGGGGCCCgaagggcccagatctgggccgagcGGGCGCCGCCTGGCCGTGCCACCCCACCGCCAACGGTGACGCCTCCGTCCAGCCGATCTCCCACGCCGCGCCAGGAAGCCCCGCTGCCACGCCGGACCGCCGCCGCCTAGGGAGCACCCCCCGGCGCCCTCCGCCCCACGCCGGagagcaaccgagaggggaatgGCCAGGGGCCGCTGCCGCCAGCGTCGCCCGGGCCAGGcctggcggtggcggcggggaggGGGGGAGTGAGGGATAGCTGGCGGAGGAAGGACCGGAGCGCGGCCGGTCGCCCACGGGGGCGACGTGGTCGCGAGAGCCTGAGTCGCGGGTCGGCCGATTCATTTTAGAGCGTAGATTCACTTGTATTACTCCATACGTAGTTTATAttaaaaactaaaaaaaagatatatttagaaacggaggaagTGCATCAGCTACGCCAACTGGTTTTGATTAGGTTTTTGGTTAAGATAAGCCTGTGCAATTGCTTGTTTGGACAACGAAAATAAGAGAATAGATTATGCTGTCCGCTCGGAATGACGACCGACGCTCGCGGCACACCCATCCTACGCCAACGACACCACAGCCCCCGCTACTTGTATCAACGCTGCCAAGTGCTTTCAGCCCGTCGCCGGTTGTCGTATACGGCCGGCGTCCTCGGGAAGAACCACGGGCTCGCGTAAGGAAGCGGCCGTCTCCACCTGTCTGGATTACACCGTTTTTCAGGGGCGGGCCTAGGATTTTAAGTGTGTGTATTTGAAATTTCAATGCAGCAGCTAATCTCTACTTTCCAGCATTTTGTCAACACGTGAGGAAGGGGTGGTGCTTCATTTTTGTGATTGACAAGACATTCTTGTCTTGTATAGATAGAAAACGCCGTTGTTGCAACCGTCTATCTTGTGCGCCCAGTTGCACAACATCTCGTCTCATTCATGCAGGAGCAGTTTGTCCTGTATAGAAATCGTCGTTTGTAATTTTCTGTCCTGTGACCCAAGTTGCCCAATTGTAACCGTGTGGTATATGGTTCATTTCCTCTGCATGCAGTTCTGGTCTATGCACTTTGTGTAACGGTGAATGCGAGCCGAGCCGAGAGCCTGCCTCGAGCTCGCTCGGCTCGAGCTTGGTGCAACATCCCCAATGTAGACATGGCCTGAAAGTAGTGGCATGCAGGTAGCACGTCAGCGTGGGTGGGCAACAGTCGAGTAAAGCTGGAGGCACCCAACCCTGGCGACGAATTTCCTTTTTGGGGTGAAACAAACTTTATTCAGCAAAAACAGAGAATGTGGAATAGTGTTCTGGCATGAGATTGGTCAAGCGAAATGTGACGTCCCTGTTGACGTATAATGTGCTGTCTAGTCTCTTCCATCATAtcggtcttttggttgcattggttagagcatgcacttctacatggtatcagagccaagagGTCTTGATCAAGACCCGGCTGACGCAATTAAAATTGCAGCCCGCTTTCGGTCCACGTTTAGGCCTGAGGGAGCCACACGTGAGGGGAGTGTTGACGTATAATGTGCTGCCTAGTCTCTTCCATCAGATCGGTtttttggttgcattggctagagcatgcacttctacagTCCCAGATTTGAATAAAGCGAAAATCTAGTTGGACTATGTGCTTCAGTATTAACAACACGACCCTTGAAGGAAAAAGGGTTGCTATACAGCCGACACTTTATTCACGACACCCAGCCGACATTTCACATGATTTGTTGATTTCCATCTTGTTTTCAATCTGCATGGTCCATTTCAGTGTCGTTCAAGAATCGTGTAGGGCAGTATCATGTGCACACCATTTTCGTGAAGGAAAAGATAAAATCTGAAAAAGACCCTAGCGACGAGTGTGGAAGTGCTGGGTGGAGGACTTCGGCATCATGGGAGGGACTGATAGGAGAGGATACATGTTTCCGGCTTCTTGGGCTATTGCCAGCTAAACGCCTACGAGATGGCTCGGCCCATGGCAACAACCAGCCGAAGAAACTAAGTCAGCACGGATTCCTCACTTATCAGGCCAAGCCGTTCCGTGCTCGAGCCGACAGCAAAAGCCCGAGTGGGTAGAACCCTACGTTTCACGAGTTTCCTAAAAAAACTTATGTTCGTGAAAGCTATATCTCGCTTACTGCAACACTCGTGACTAGGCCAGCCCATTCAAGCGGTTTTAGGAACCTTACACATGAGCGCGGGGCTGGTTTTTGTTgaggaacgcagtaatttcaaaaaaaaatctacgcacacgcaacatccatctaggtgatgcatagcaacgagaggggagagtgatgTTTACGTACACTtttagaccgaaagcggaagtgttatgacaacgcggttgatgtagtcgtatgtcttcacgatccgaccgatcctagtaccgaaagtacggcacctccgtgatctgcacacgttcagctcggtgacgtcccacgaactctcgatccagccgagtgtcgagggagagcttcatcagcacgacggcgtgaagacagtgatgatgaagttaccggcgcagggcttcgcctaagcactgcaacggtATGACCGaagtggattatggtggagggggggcaccgcacacggctaaaacaatTCAACtagtgtgttctagggtgccccctgcccccgtatataaaggagcaaggggggaggccggccggcccttggggcgcccaaggaggggaggagtcctcctcctagtacgAGTAGGACTCCCTTTtccctagtcctactaggagggggaaaggaaggaggagagggagaaggaaaggggggcgccgcccctcccccttccctaatccaattcggacccaagggggggggggcggcctgccctagctggccctctctctctccactaaggcccatctaggcccaatagttcccggggggggggggtccggtaacactccggcactccggttttctccgaaatcacccggaacacttctggtgtccgaatatagccgtccaatatatcaatctttatgtctcgaccatttcgagactcctcgtcatgtccatgatcacatctgggactctgaacttccttcgatacatcaaaacacataaactcataataccgatcgtcaccgaacgttaagcgtgcggaccctacgggttcgagaactatgtagacatgatcgagacacgtctccgatcaataaccaatagcggaacctggatgttcatattggctcctacatattctacgaagatctttatcggtcaaaccgcataacaacatacgttgttccctttgtcatcggtatgttacttgcccgagattcgatcgtcggtatctcaatatctagttcaatctcgttaccggcaagtctcattactcgtttcgtaatgcatcatcccgtaactaactcattagtcacattgcttgcaaggcttatagtgatgtgcattaccgagagggcccagagatacctctccgacaatcggagtgacaaatcctaatctcgatctatgccaactcaacaaacaccatcggagacacctgtagagcacctttataatcaccaagttacgttgtgatgtttggtagcacacaaggtgttcctccggtattcgggagttgcataatatcatagtcagaggaacatatataagtcatgaagaaagcaatagcaataaaactcaacgatcataatgctaagctaacgcatgggtcttgtccatcacatcattctctaatgatgtgatcccgttcatcaaatgacaacacatgtctattgtcaggaaacataaccatctttgattaacgagctagttaagtagaggcatactaggaacactctgttttgtctatgtattcacacatgtactaagtttccggttaatacaattctatcatgaataataaacatttatcatgatataaggaaatataaataacaactttattattgcctctagggcatatttccttcagtctcccgctagcactagagtcaataatctagttcacatcgccatgtgatttaacaccaatagttcacatcaccatgtgattagttcacatcgccatgtgactaatacccaaagggttttactagagtcaataatctagttcacatcgctatgtgattaacacccaaagagtactaacgtgtgatcatgtttttcttgtgagagaagcttagtcaatgggtctgccacattcagatccgtatgtattttgcaaatttctatgtctaaaatgctctgcacgaagctactctagctaaatgctcccactttcaatatgtatccagatcgagacttagagtcatccaaaTTGGTgataaagcttgcatcgacgcaactctttacgacgaactctttatcacctccataaccgagaaatatttccttagtcctctaaggataaattttgaccaatgtccagtgatctactcctagatcactattgtactcccttgccaaactcagggcagggtatacaataggtctggtacacagcatggcatactttgtagaacctagggctgaggcatagggaatgactttcattctctctctatcttctgccgtggtcgggctttgagtcttactcaacttcacaccttgcaacacacaagaactccttctttgactgttccatttttgaactacttcaaaaacttgtcaaggtatgtactcattgaaaaaacttatcaaccgtcttgatctatctctatagatcttgatgctcaatatgtaagcagcttcaccgatgtCATTCTTAAAAGAACTCCTTTCAAagactcctttatgctttccagaaaaatatacatcatttccgatcaacaatatgtcatacacATAACTTATCAGAAAAGCTggagcgctcccactcactttcttgtaaatacaggctacaccgcaagtctgtatagaactatatgctttgatcaactcatcaaagcgtatattccaattccgagatgcttgcaccagtccatagatggatcgctggagcttgcacattttgttagcacctttaggattgacaaaacctttttggttgcatcatatacaactcttctttaagaaatccattaaagaatgtagttttgacatccacttgccagatttcataaaatgtggaaATTGCTagcatgattcagacagacttaagcatcgctacgagtgagaaaatctcatcgtagtcaacaccttgaactggtcaaaaacctttttcgacaagtctagctttgtagatagtaacactactatcagcgttcgtcttcctcttgaagatccatttattttctattgcttgccgatcatcgggaaagtcaaccaaagtccatactttgttctcatacatggatcccatctcacatttcatggcctcaagccattttgcggaatctaggctcatcatcgcttcctcatagttcataggtttgtcatggtctagtaacatgattttcagaacaggattaccgtaccactttggtgcagAACGTATTCCGGTTGACCTACGAGAttcggtagtgacttgatctgaagtttcatgatcattatcattaacttcctcactaatcggtctaggcatcactagaactgatttctgtgatgaactactttccaattcgggagaaggtacaattaccttatcaagttctactttcctcccactcacttctttcgagagaaactccttctctagaaaggatccattcttagcaacgaatatcttgccttcggatctgtgatagaaggtgtacccaacagttattttgggtatcctatgaagacgcacttctccgatttgggtttgagcttatcaggatgaaactttttcacataagcatcgcaaccccaaactttaagaaacgacatcttaggtttcttgctaaaccacagtttttacggtgtcgtctcaacggatttagatggt is drawn from Aegilops tauschii subsp. strangulata cultivar AL8/78 chromosome 1, Aet v6.0, whole genome shotgun sequence and contains these coding sequences:
- the LOC109766244 gene encoding glucan endo-1,3-beta-glucosidase GV isoform X2; protein product: MKSMALMTRLLVVLLGTALPLLFFSPAEGGEVGVCYGRVATDLPDPASVVQLLKKNGITMVRIYDTDPTVLRSLANTNIKVMVELTNEELPLAAANQNNFALQWVQSNVKAYYPATLINGVTIGNEVFKEASQLNSQLVPAMKNVQAALAKLGLADAIKVTTPIAFDALNPSFPPSAGTFRDDIALSVMSPMVDFLQQTGSYLMVNFYPYLAYLATPGMSINYLLFRPNSGVLDTGSGQMYFSLFDAQLDAVYYAMEKLPSSSMHVGGMRKLTAGGGSPDVHHGEEGHPNKGHGGVGTPQNAQDFMAGLTRQVLQGNSGTAAANGHSPLAASAVRGTPHRPNADLNVYIFALFNENSKPEDDQDFGLFYPNQQPVYPNPIDFVHGGTSGGPLQASYCVANAAVGDAALQAALDFACDNRDGKRADCSAIQPGQPCFEPDTKLAHASYAFNDYYQKNGRDRSACDFSGAGTIVNQAPSGACDPSPSWCVANAAVGDTRLQAALDYACGPGGANCTDIQPGARCFDPDTKVAHASFAFNSYYQLRGRATGTCDFAGAGTIVGQAPKIGNCVLPSTA
- the LOC109766244 gene encoding glucan endo-1,3-beta-glucosidase GV isoform X1, giving the protein MKSMALMTRLLVVLLGTALPLLFFSPAEGGEVGVCYGRVATDLPDPASVVQLLKKNGITMVRIYDTDPTVLRSLANTNIKVMVELTNEELPLAAANQNNFALQWVQSNVKAYYPATLINGVTIGNEVFKEASQLNSQLVPAMKNVQAALAKLGLADAIKVTTPIAFDALNPSFPPSAGTFRDDIALSVMSPMVDFLQQTGSYLMVNFYPYLAYLATPGMSINYLLFRPNSGVLDTGSGQMYFSLFDAQLDAVYYAMEKLPSSSMHVGGMRKLTAGGGSPDVHHGEEGHPNKGHGGVGTPQNAQDFMAGLTRQVLQGNSGTAAANGHSPLAASAVRGTPHRPNADLNVYIFALFNENSKPEDDQDFGLFYPNQQPVYPNPIDFVHGGTSGGPLQASYCVANAAVGDAALQAALDFACDNRDGKRADCSAIQPGQPCFEPDTKLAHASYAFNDYYQKNGRDRSACDFSGAGTIVNQAPSGACDPSPSWCVANAAVGDTRLQAALDYACGPGGANCTDIQPGARCFDPDTKVAHASFAFNSYYQLRGRATGTCDFAGAGTIVGQAPSKFTSEFVILCFNFQEKKMNVLVCSW